In Dehalococcoidia bacterium, a genomic segment contains:
- a CDS encoding acyl-CoA dehydrogenase family protein, protein MDFSDTPEQARFRQEVRDFLRQELPKDIPQQDETVLGIGLGEDKRDQEWLRKLGSRGWVAPAWPKEYGGAGLSVIEQFIFNQEMARAGAPRPNFLAVAIAGPTIMVHGTEEQKAQHLPGILSGEVYWCQGFSEPGSGSDLASLHTSAVKDGDDYIINGTKIWTTGAHRAQRMMLLARTDPDAPKHKGISYFLLDMKSPGVTVRPLVNMADVPSFNQVFFDNVRVPASDMLGAPNQGWYVATTSLDFERSSIMSVTELQMTVSQLAAFVREPSVEGRLLDIYPAARLELADRAVEAEVGVLLSYRVASLQDRGLVPNYEASMTKLYATELAQRITRTGLRLMGPFGIVQEGSKWAALRGRYARMYLMSVASTIAGGTSEVQRQIIATRGIGLPRGD, encoded by the coding sequence ATGGACTTCAGCGACACACCAGAACAGGCGCGGTTCCGGCAGGAAGTTCGCGACTTCTTGCGGCAGGAGCTGCCGAAGGACATCCCTCAGCAAGACGAAACAGTGCTCGGAATCGGCCTGGGGGAAGACAAACGCGACCAGGAGTGGCTGCGCAAGCTCGGCAGCCGCGGCTGGGTCGCCCCGGCCTGGCCGAAAGAGTACGGGGGCGCCGGGCTGTCCGTGATCGAGCAGTTCATCTTCAACCAGGAGATGGCTCGCGCCGGCGCGCCACGGCCGAACTTCCTCGCCGTCGCCATCGCCGGCCCGACGATCATGGTGCATGGCACGGAGGAGCAGAAGGCACAACACCTGCCCGGGATACTCTCGGGCGAGGTGTACTGGTGCCAGGGCTTCAGCGAGCCGGGCTCCGGCTCCGACCTTGCCTCGCTGCACACCAGCGCGGTCAAGGACGGCGATGACTACATCATCAACGGGACGAAGATCTGGACCACCGGGGCCCACCGGGCGCAGCGCATGATGCTACTTGCGCGCACAGATCCGGACGCCCCCAAGCACAAGGGCATCAGTTACTTCCTGTTGGACATGAAGTCGCCGGGCGTCACGGTCCGTCCCCTGGTGAACATGGCCGACGTGCCCTCTTTCAACCAGGTCTTCTTCGACAACGTGCGCGTCCCGGCCTCGGACATGCTGGGCGCGCCGAATCAGGGCTGGTACGTGGCCACCACCAGCCTGGACTTCGAGCGCTCCAGCATCATGTCGGTTACCGAGTTGCAGATGACCGTGAGTCAGCTCGCTGCCTTCGTGCGGGAACCCTCCGTGGAGGGCCGTCTCCTCGACATCTACCCGGCCGCGCGCCTCGAACTCGCCGACCGCGCCGTAGAGGCCGAGGTTGGCGTGCTGCTCTCCTATCGCGTGGCCAGCCTGCAGGACCGTGGCCTGGTGCCAAACTACGAGGCCTCGATGACCAAGCTCTACGCGACCGAGCTGGCACAGCGGATCACCCGCACCGGCCTGCGTCTCATGGGCCCCTTCGGCATCGTCCAGGAGGGGTCGAAGTGGGCAGCGCTCAGGGGCCGCTACGCGCGCATGTACCTGATGTCCGTCGCCAGCACCATAGCCGGCGGCACGTCAGAGGTGCAGCGCCAGATCATCGCCACCCGCGGCATCGGGCTGCCCCGCGGGGACTAG
- a CDS encoding DinB family protein has product MRSRSGLASALLSQSYGLLRNNLEGLTLEEALASAGGLRSVLGILKHTAGWSHVYHSYAFDAEPLHWAQTGWPRGLRDTIDPSREYLDEVLLWLDDSWERWQESLRPLPDEAFDEPHRCHWGTMAPLFDLVVMVANHWAYHAGEINEVLAICRREAWEYAEEVEENHISTAGHRIRPAWMTPEQAARYEAYMARRDAELHGGGQA; this is encoded by the coding sequence ATGCGAAGCAGGTCTGGCCTTGCCTCCGCGCTTCTCAGCCAGTCGTATGGGCTCCTTCGGAACAACCTGGAGGGCCTGACCCTGGAAGAGGCGCTGGCGAGCGCCGGCGGTCTCCGCTCCGTCCTGGGGATCCTCAAGCACACGGCGGGCTGGAGCCACGTCTATCACTCCTATGCCTTCGACGCCGAGCCGCTGCACTGGGCGCAGACTGGCTGGCCGCGAGGCCTTCGCGACACTATCGATCCGTCGCGCGAGTATCTCGACGAGGTCCTGCTCTGGCTTGACGACTCCTGGGAGCGCTGGCAGGAGTCGCTGCGGCCGCTACCTGACGAAGCCTTCGATGAGCCGCATCGCTGTCATTGGGGGACTATGGCGCCCCTTTTCGACCTCGTCGTGATGGTCGCCAATCACTGGGCTTATCACGCCGGTGAGATCAATGAGGTGCTCGCAATCTGCCGCCGCGAGGCCTGGGAGTATGCGGAGGAGGTCGAAGAGAACCACATTTCCACCGCGGGCCATCGCATTCGCCCGGCGTGGATGACCCCGGAACAGGCGGCCAGATACGAGGCCTACATGGCCCGGCGGGACGCCGAACTCCACGGCGGCGGCCAGGCGTGA
- a CDS encoding DUF4349 domain-containing protein: MKTPMKYAGLALGLVAVIGVLGLLAGGRTPFADQSKDALVEVAPDEVMASIDAALGRQTVQPVGPKAAEQASRSAGAPAAGAPAADAASGAASASGGLTGADTAALPSVDNRKIVQTASIRLQVKAVAESFGEVSAIATSAGGFVASSNFAYQGEQQVATITLRVPAQAYQETLAKVRALGAKIDSETSNASDVTEEFSDLQARIRTLEAMEQQLLQLLSQARNVNEVLQVQDRLNSVRTQIEQARGRIQLLEKLSDYATISVHLRPVAPPVKVDGGVDLGAEIAKAWEDSLQFLATIAAAVLTVVVFSWWLLPLGILGLAGWQRWVRSRPALRPAAYD; this comes from the coding sequence ATGAAGACGCCGATGAAGTACGCGGGCCTTGCCCTCGGTCTGGTGGCCGTCATTGGTGTGCTTGGACTGCTCGCGGGTGGCAGGACGCCCTTCGCGGACCAGTCCAAGGACGCGCTGGTCGAGGTGGCGCCGGACGAAGTAATGGCCAGCATCGACGCTGCCCTAGGTCGGCAGACCGTGCAGCCGGTCGGGCCAAAGGCGGCGGAGCAGGCGAGCCGGAGTGCTGGAGCGCCGGCCGCCGGCGCTCCAGCGGCCGACGCCGCGTCCGGGGCTGCCTCCGCCTCGGGCGGCCTTACAGGAGCGGACACGGCCGCTCTCCCGAGTGTCGACAACCGGAAAATCGTGCAGACCGCGTCGATCAGGCTGCAGGTCAAGGCGGTCGCTGAAAGCTTCGGCGAGGTTTCCGCGATCGCGACCTCAGCCGGCGGTTTCGTGGCCAGCTCGAACTTCGCCTATCAGGGCGAGCAGCAGGTCGCGACGATCACTCTGCGCGTCCCGGCCCAGGCCTATCAGGAGACGCTGGCAAAAGTGCGCGCTCTTGGCGCGAAGATAGACTCAGAGACCTCGAATGCGAGCGACGTCACGGAGGAGTTCAGCGACCTCCAGGCGCGCATCCGGACCCTCGAGGCCATGGAACAGCAACTGCTCCAGCTCTTGAGTCAGGCCCGGAACGTCAACGAGGTGCTTCAGGTCCAGGACCGGCTGAACTCAGTCCGCACGCAGATCGAGCAGGCCAGGGGCCGCATCCAGCTCCTGGAGAAGCTCTCCGATTATGCGACGATAAGCGTGCACCTGCGCCCTGTCGCGCCGCCCGTGAAGGTCGATGGTGGGGTCGACCTCGGCGCGGAGATCGCGAAAGCCTGGGAGGACAGCCTTCAGTTCTTGGCGACGATCGCCGCGGCCGTCCTAACGGTCGTCGTCTTCTCCTGGTGGCTCCTGCCGCTGGGCATCCTCGGGCTGGCGGGCTGGCAGCGCTGGGTGCGTTCGCGCCCGGCGCTGAGGCCGGCAGCCTATGACTAG